Proteins found in one Solitalea lacus genomic segment:
- a CDS encoding right-handed parallel beta-helix repeat-containing protein has protein sequence MNRRIWSGIVYFLVIFMGLSANVFGISLYVSPNGKDSNKGSKQSPLLTLNGARDRIRELRKIGPVNETIYVIIENGVYYMSRPLELSSDDGGSAKAPVVYKAADGAFPVFYGGIEIKGFTKVNDQLWKAFVPQTASFGWYFEQLFVNGKRAQRAVSPNTGFYNLKSATETILDNQGANAGFAVQQVGLDSVGAAKELSTVDRKEWNDVIFNFYHKWDYTRKRLQYPNTESTGFYVEGKSMKPWNKLDGHTLVSIENYRQALDHPGEWFLSRSGELFYIPLPGETIENTRFMAPIVDKFIVMQGNEQTCKQVEHIRFENLRFKVSRFQTGVNGIEPQQAAAQVDAVILADFASNISFANCEVGHTGTYAFWFRKACSNCAVQHCLMQDLGAGGIKIGDVIRPQKGITVYSDTLKTDAVDSIGYQKYLTRKIKIDNNIISGGGKIFPCAVGIGILNGSDNTVSHNEISDLYYSGISVGWVWGYSYSAAKRNTISFNHIHHLGWGVLSDMGGIYTLGASEGTVVRNNTVHDIYAYSYGGWGLYTDEGSTGIVMENNLVYNCKSQGFHQHFGRNNIIRNNIFAFNGKSQLAATRIEKHLSFRFTSNIIYFTNGELTNSNWPRVNILSDSNCYWDTRTPDVKIDTISFDKWRQLGKDQHSLVADPMFVAPESFNFNFKNFELCKKIGFKPFNYAEAGVYGSAEWKQKAVMQPERMKQFSMAQFPINRTGRD, from the coding sequence ATGAATAGAAGAATCTGGAGTGGTATAGTTTATTTCCTGGTGATTTTTATGGGGCTTTCGGCCAATGTTTTTGGGATCAGTTTATATGTATCACCCAATGGGAAAGATAGCAACAAGGGCAGCAAACAAAGTCCTTTACTTACGCTGAATGGTGCAAGGGACAGAATAAGGGAGCTCCGCAAAATTGGCCCTGTCAACGAGACCATTTATGTTATAATTGAAAATGGGGTTTATTATATGTCGCGACCGCTTGAACTCAGCAGCGACGATGGTGGCAGTGCAAAAGCGCCCGTAGTATATAAAGCAGCAGATGGTGCATTCCCTGTTTTTTATGGAGGTATTGAAATAAAGGGTTTTACAAAAGTGAATGATCAGTTGTGGAAAGCCTTTGTTCCGCAAACAGCCAGTTTCGGTTGGTATTTTGAACAGCTTTTTGTGAACGGTAAAAGAGCGCAGCGGGCAGTAAGTCCTAATACGGGATTTTATAATCTCAAGAGCGCCACTGAAACAATCCTGGATAATCAGGGAGCCAATGCCGGCTTTGCTGTTCAACAGGTTGGGCTTGACAGTGTGGGTGCTGCAAAGGAGCTGAGTACGGTTGATAGGAAGGAATGGAATGATGTAATATTTAACTTTTATCATAAATGGGATTATACGAGAAAGCGATTGCAGTATCCTAATACTGAAAGTACAGGCTTCTATGTTGAAGGTAAAAGCATGAAGCCTTGGAATAAGCTTGATGGGCACACCTTGGTTTCCATTGAAAACTATCGCCAGGCGCTGGATCATCCGGGTGAATGGTTTTTGTCACGTAGCGGAGAATTGTTCTATATTCCCTTGCCAGGAGAAACCATTGAGAACACCCGTTTTATGGCGCCCATTGTGGACAAGTTTATTGTCATGCAAGGCAATGAGCAGACCTGCAAACAAGTTGAACATATCCGTTTTGAAAATCTCCGGTTTAAGGTTTCCCGGTTTCAAACCGGAGTAAACGGGATAGAGCCCCAGCAAGCTGCGGCACAGGTAGATGCAGTTATCCTGGCTGACTTTGCCAGCAATATATCTTTTGCAAATTGTGAAGTTGGGCATACAGGTACTTATGCATTCTGGTTCAGAAAAGCTTGCAGCAACTGTGCCGTTCAGCATTGCCTGATGCAAGATCTGGGTGCTGGAGGTATTAAGATTGGCGATGTCATTCGTCCGCAGAAGGGAATTACGGTTTATAGCGACACTTTAAAAACCGATGCGGTTGATTCAATTGGGTATCAAAAATATCTGACCCGAAAAATAAAAATTGATAATAATATTATTAGTGGGGGCGGAAAAATATTTCCCTGCGCAGTAGGCATTGGTATATTGAATGGATCGGATAATACAGTCAGTCATAATGAGATTTCTGATCTGTACTATTCAGGTATTTCTGTTGGCTGGGTTTGGGGTTATTCTTATAGTGCGGCTAAGCGCAATACCATTTCTTTCAATCACATTCATCATTTGGGCTGGGGTGTTTTAAGTGATATGGGAGGCATTTATACTTTGGGGGCATCGGAAGGCACGGTAGTCCGAAATAACACCGTTCATGATATTTATGCCTATAGTTATGGTGGATGGGGCTTGTATACTGATGAGGGGTCAACTGGTATAGTGATGGAGAACAACCTGGTATACAACTGCAAGAGCCAGGGCTTTCACCAACACTTTGGAAGGAATAACATAATCCGTAATAATATTTTTGCTTTTAACGGGAAATCGCAGTTGGCTGCTACCAGGATTGAAAAGCATTTGTCATTCAGGTTTACTAGCAATATTATCTATTTCACAAATGGAGAGCTGACTAATAGCAACTGGCCTAGGGTGAACATATTATCAGATAGCAATTGCTATTGGGATACCCGTACTCCAGACGTTAAAATCGATACGATCAGTTTTGACAAATGGCGACAATTGGGAAAGGATCAACATTCTCTGGTAGCGGATCCGATGTTTGTTGCACCTGAATCCTTCAATTTTAATTTCAAAAATTTTGAACTATGCAAGAAGATAGGATTCAAACCATTCAACTATGCTGAGGCCGGCGTGTATGGTTCAGCTGAATGGAAGCAGAAAGCCGTAATGCAACCAGAGAGAATGAAGCAATTTTCGATGGCTCAATTTCCTATAAACCGAACGGGTAGAGATTAG
- a CDS encoding RagB/SusD family nutrient uptake outer membrane protein, which yields MINKSVKKMIRRTIMWGASFSIIVSISSCVDDFLDRAPLDKISTAEFWKTPGELEAYITGLYDWLPGQLSPTGMGYYTADQTSDNMVLATSYNTYMNGQVSTTPATGGGWNFAAIRQINTFFDNYQRCPEPFAKYQQTYGEACFLKAMRYHGLVAAFGDVPWYSHVISDKDTEQLYKPRDSRALVVDSIMSLIDKAIVNLKPRSAVGVNRINKETALIYKSRVALYEATWAKYHAGTPSASGVDANKMFQKAIDAYTQFKTDCGGFAGKLYTTGGTQQAYYNLFGQFDYKAIPEVTLSKNYSQALGVTNQVGYIVWLYGYGGCSYSLDLVKSYLKKDGTSIDITDPSVVNTSGTASLTQMAGLLDPRFKQSVFIPGDLINNNTGAYNGMLFTVPTMNSSADRNTITGFAPKKAHNPSSTLQGNYIDPEIAGIAFRIPELMLNYVEAYVELNGTFPDLSDNIDLIRARVGMPSLTSVKPTVTASWPDYGYPVSDALAIVRQERRVELAGEGFRTSDWKRWRAHKLFDGKRPKGFKYNAADFANIIPKPTNIKVDANGFVDPYQATLANGYTFNPNRDYLSPLPTDDLLRNKKLTQNPGWDSPK from the coding sequence ATGATAAATAAGTCCGTTAAGAAAATGATAAGGAGAACCATCATGTGGGGTGCTTCTTTCAGTATAATTGTTTCTATTTCTTCTTGTGTGGATGATTTTTTGGATAGAGCTCCGCTTGATAAGATATCTACAGCTGAATTTTGGAAAACTCCTGGGGAACTGGAGGCCTATATAACAGGTTTATATGATTGGTTGCCGGGTCAACTATCTCCAACCGGGATGGGGTACTATACAGCCGACCAAACCTCAGACAATATGGTTCTTGCAACGAGCTACAACACGTATATGAATGGGCAAGTCTCCACTACCCCAGCTACCGGTGGTGGATGGAACTTTGCTGCTATACGACAAATCAATACGTTTTTCGATAACTATCAACGTTGTCCGGAGCCATTCGCAAAGTATCAGCAAACTTATGGGGAAGCTTGCTTTTTGAAAGCAATGAGGTATCATGGACTGGTGGCTGCGTTTGGTGATGTGCCCTGGTATTCACACGTTATATCAGATAAAGATACCGAACAATTGTATAAGCCGAGAGATTCCAGGGCGTTGGTTGTAGACTCCATTATGTCGCTCATCGATAAAGCGATCGTTAACCTTAAACCAAGATCGGCGGTTGGCGTAAACAGGATAAACAAAGAAACGGCGCTGATTTATAAATCTCGTGTAGCATTGTATGAAGCAACCTGGGCTAAATATCACGCCGGAACACCTTCCGCTTCGGGCGTAGATGCCAATAAGATGTTCCAAAAAGCCATAGACGCATACACGCAGTTTAAAACAGATTGTGGCGGGTTTGCAGGTAAATTATATACCACCGGTGGAACACAACAGGCTTATTACAACCTGTTTGGTCAATTTGACTATAAAGCTATCCCAGAGGTTACTTTAAGCAAGAACTATTCGCAAGCATTGGGTGTAACCAATCAGGTGGGTTATATCGTATGGTTATATGGTTATGGTGGATGTTCATACTCTTTGGATTTAGTAAAGAGTTACCTAAAAAAAGATGGAACCTCAATAGATATTACAGATCCATCTGTGGTAAACACATCGGGTACTGCTTCTTTAACGCAGATGGCCGGCCTTCTTGACCCGCGATTCAAACAAAGTGTATTTATACCAGGTGATTTGATCAATAACAATACTGGAGCTTATAATGGCATGTTATTTACTGTACCTACGATGAATAGCAGTGCTGACAGGAATACAATAACAGGATTTGCACCAAAGAAAGCGCATAACCCTAGTTCAACACTACAAGGCAACTATATCGATCCTGAGATTGCAGGTATTGCTTTCAGAATACCAGAGCTGATGCTCAACTATGTGGAAGCATATGTTGAGTTGAATGGAACATTCCCGGATCTTTCTGATAATATAGATTTAATTCGCGCCCGCGTTGGTATGCCTTCACTGACCAGTGTGAAACCGACAGTAACGGCAAGCTGGCCTGACTATGGCTATCCTGTATCAGACGCTTTGGCGATTGTGAGACAAGAGCGCAGGGTTGAATTGGCTGGAGAAGGTTTTAGAACGAGTGACTGGAAAAGATGGCGTGCACATAAATTATTTGATGGCAAACGTCCAAAAGGTTTTAAGTATAATGCAGCGGATTTTGCTAATATAATCCCTAAACCAACAAATATAAAGGTGGACGCAAATGGCTTTGTTGACCCATACCAGGCTACCTTGGCTAATGGGTACACATTTAATCCTAATAGGGATTACCTTTCTCCTCTTCCAACGGATGATCTTTTACGCAACAAAAAGTTGACGCAAAATCCAGGATGGGATTCGCCAAAGTAA
- a CDS encoding IS1380 family transposase: MEEIAVSKPYLNLDLKIDFTDKEITPWSGIILMKKMLDRMDFEAALDQLPLPAPGSNRGYSPHQLIQQFMTSIWCGANKFEHCEVTRHDAVMKQCWGFKQMAGSKAIQRFFNKHTLATNQQIFTPLYQWFFGNLQYDNYTLDVDSTILTRYGGQQGSKKGYNPLKPGRNSHHPLIAFIEETKMVANFWLRSGDSYTSNNFQGFLADTIEKLNGKKIGLFRADSGFYGKEVFEYLEQSPQVGNYIIAARQYKPIQQKLAAQHLWVKVTAGIEVAESTYQSPLWDQPRRLVMVRQQVSERPCATGKTLKLFEDEGIYKNYRYSCFVTDLTLPALQVWNLYRQRANCENRIKELKYDFGADSFNLKNFDATEAALNWVMMAYNFISLFRQVVLNTQVEQRLKTLRYKVFAIGGYMVKNGSQKILKLSLAMKRREWFTGLWNCNKTFDLTKT; this comes from the coding sequence TTGGAGGAAATTGCAGTAAGTAAACCTTATTTGAACTTGGACCTGAAAATTGACTTTACAGACAAAGAAATAACTCCTTGGTCGGGTATTATTTTGATGAAAAAAATGTTGGACAGGATGGATTTTGAAGCTGCATTGGATCAGTTGCCATTGCCAGCCCCAGGGTCAAACCGGGGGTATTCTCCGCATCAACTCATCCAACAGTTTATGACCAGTATATGGTGTGGGGCCAACAAGTTTGAACATTGCGAGGTAACGCGCCATGATGCGGTCATGAAACAATGCTGGGGTTTCAAACAAATGGCAGGCAGTAAAGCCATCCAGCGCTTTTTTAATAAACATACCCTGGCCACCAACCAGCAGATCTTCACCCCTTTATACCAATGGTTTTTTGGCAATCTGCAGTATGATAATTACACGCTGGATGTCGACTCCACCATCCTTACCCGATACGGCGGGCAACAGGGTAGTAAAAAAGGATACAACCCCCTTAAGCCAGGCCGCAACAGTCATCATCCTTTAATCGCCTTTATAGAGGAAACAAAAATGGTCGCCAACTTTTGGCTGCGAAGCGGCGACAGCTATACGAGCAATAATTTTCAGGGCTTTTTAGCCGATACGATCGAAAAACTAAACGGTAAAAAAATAGGCTTATTCAGGGCCGACAGTGGATTTTACGGTAAAGAAGTATTTGAGTATCTGGAGCAAAGTCCACAAGTGGGCAACTACATCATTGCCGCCCGGCAGTACAAACCGATCCAACAAAAACTCGCCGCACAACACCTGTGGGTAAAAGTTACTGCTGGTATCGAAGTGGCCGAAAGCACTTATCAAAGTCCCCTGTGGGATCAACCCAGAAGGCTGGTCATGGTCCGCCAGCAAGTCAGTGAACGCCCCTGTGCAACGGGCAAAACGCTGAAACTATTTGAAGACGAGGGCATTTATAAAAATTACCGCTACAGTTGTTTTGTCACCGATTTAACCCTGCCGGCACTTCAGGTGTGGAATCTGTACCGGCAAAGGGCCAATTGCGAAAACCGGATCAAAGAACTGAAATACGATTTTGGGGCAGACAGCTTCAATCTTAAAAACTTTGATGCCACCGAAGCGGCCCTGAACTGGGTGATGATGGCCTATAACTTCATCAGCCTTTTCAGGCAGGTCGTGCTTAATACCCAAGTAGAACAACGCCTGAAAACATTACGCTACAAGGTGTTTGCCATTGGCGGGTATATGGTAAAAAACGGCAGCCAGAAAATCCTAAAACTGTCGCTGGCCATGAAACGAAGAGAATGGTTTACCGGCCTATGGAATTGTAATAAAACATTTGACTTGACAAAAACTTAA
- the ltrA gene encoding group II intron reverse transcriptase/maturase gives MLERIFDRRNLERALVAVERNQGAAGIDHLQSDELRPYVNAHYQALLKSILQGTYEPQPVRKVEIRKPQGGKRMLGIPCVVDRMLQQAVSQWLIPQYEQEFNENSFGFRPGKNAHKAVMTAQKYLNTGREWIIELDVEKFFDKVNHQQLLGLLSKKIADKRTLKLVSLYLKSGIMEGGVLSPRSEGTPQGSPLSPLLSNIILNELDKELVKRGHKFVRYADDCSIYVQSKKAAQRVAAGIIEYIEKELLLKVNRVKTKISRPSNSYLLGFSFYKTKKGWQIRIGEQPFQRVKAKCKRITQSSNPSPEANKLKKLDEIIRGWVNYFKIANARSKMEKLDEWLRTRLRINTWRRWKRIRTKVSNLIKLEVGKSLAYQWGNTSKGAARVAHSPILLRTLNISYWKKKGYWGFQHYYCQWQADGQPSLF, from the coding sequence ATGCTAGAGAGAATATTCGACAGAAGAAACCTTGAAAGAGCCCTTGTTGCCGTAGAACGCAACCAAGGGGCAGCGGGTATTGACCATCTGCAGAGCGATGAACTTCGCCCCTATGTAAATGCCCACTATCAAGCCCTACTGAAAAGTATACTCCAAGGCACTTATGAGCCACAACCCGTGCGGAAAGTAGAAATACGCAAACCACAGGGCGGCAAAAGGATGCTAGGAATTCCTTGTGTAGTGGACAGGATGCTGCAACAAGCGGTCTCCCAATGGCTAATTCCGCAGTACGAACAGGAATTTAACGAAAACAGCTTTGGTTTCAGGCCGGGTAAGAATGCCCATAAGGCAGTAATGACTGCCCAAAAGTACCTTAACACAGGCCGGGAATGGATAATAGAGCTGGATGTGGAGAAATTCTTCGACAAGGTAAACCACCAGCAACTACTGGGTTTACTAAGTAAGAAGATTGCGGACAAACGCACCCTAAAACTAGTCAGCCTTTACCTGAAAAGCGGCATAATGGAAGGCGGAGTGCTAAGCCCTCGCAGCGAAGGTACCCCTCAAGGTAGCCCGTTAAGCCCATTGCTTTCCAACATCATTTTAAATGAGCTGGACAAGGAGTTGGTAAAGCGGGGACATAAATTTGTGCGTTATGCCGATGATTGCAGTATCTATGTACAAAGTAAGAAAGCAGCCCAAAGAGTAGCTGCCGGAATCATAGAATACATAGAAAAGGAGCTACTACTAAAGGTAAACAGGGTAAAGACGAAAATCAGCCGACCCTCCAACAGCTACCTGCTTGGCTTCAGCTTTTATAAAACAAAGAAAGGCTGGCAGATTAGAATAGGAGAACAGCCCTTCCAAAGGGTGAAAGCGAAATGTAAAAGGATAACCCAATCAAGTAACCCCAGCCCAGAAGCAAACAAGCTTAAAAAGCTCGATGAAATCATCAGAGGCTGGGTAAACTACTTTAAAATCGCCAATGCGAGAAGTAAAATGGAGAAACTTGATGAATGGTTAAGAACCCGATTGCGAATCAACACCTGGAGGAGATGGAAACGGATACGAACCAAAGTCTCCAACCTAATAAAACTCGAAGTAGGAAAATCATTGGCCTATCAGTGGGGCAACACAAGTAAAGGTGCAGCCAGAGTTGCACACAGCCCCATTTTACTTAGAACGCTGAATATCAGCTACTGGAAAAAGAAAGGCTATTGGGGTTTTCAGCATTATTATTGTCAATGGCAAGCCGATGGGCAACCGTCGTTATTTTAA